Proteins encoded by one window of Aliivibrio wodanis:
- a CDS encoding membrane protein, GPR1/FUN34/yaaH family encodes MAFGMTTVLLNLHNAGFFPLNTAILSMGIFYGGLAQVIAGIMEYKKGNTFGTTAFTSYGFFWLSLVGLIIMPEMGLGQATSPEFMGWYLSMWGVLTFFLFLGTFNYPRAKQVIFGSLTILFALLAIRDFTGSELIGHIAGYEGIFCGLSAMYFSMAQVINAEYGRTVLPVGEMKPKAATVTA; translated from the coding sequence ATGGCTTTTGGTATGACAACTGTTTTACTAAACCTACACAATGCGGGCTTTTTCCCTTTAAATACAGCGATCTTATCGATGGGTATTTTTTACGGTGGTCTTGCGCAAGTAATTGCTGGCATTATGGAGTATAAAAAGGGTAATACATTTGGTACTACTGCGTTTACTTCTTACGGCTTTTTCTGGTTATCTCTTGTTGGCTTAATTATTATGCCAGAAATGGGTCTAGGCCAAGCAACATCACCAGAGTTTATGGGTTGGTATCTTTCAATGTGGGGCGTACTAACGTTTTTCCTATTTTTAGGTACATTTAACTACCCACGAGCTAAGCAGGTGATCTTTGGTAGCTTAACCATTCTATTTGCTTTGTTAGCGATTCGTGATTTCACAGGTAGCGAGTTAATTGGTCATATTGCAGGTTATGAAGGTATCTTCTGTGGTTTAAGTGCAATGTACTTCTCTATGGCACAAGTAATTAACGCTGAATACGGTCGTACAGTCTTACCTGTCGGTGAAATGAAACCAAAAGCTGCAACAGTAACGGCTTAA
- a CDS encoding membrane receptor, histidine kinase (Probably regulates genes involved in cell wall metabolism and genes involved in virulence), with amino-acid sequence MELVFSLLQQLSVYLVLAYLLSKTPLFLPITTISGRWSHRFLCYIIFSGFCILGTYFGLAIQDAIANTRAIGAVMGGVLGGPLVGFFVGLTGGLHRYSMGGFTDLACAISTTSEGLLGGLFHLYFVRRNQIEQLFRPRTVLMIAFIAELLQMAIILIVAKPFDQAYILVSSIILPMIVANSVGAAMFMSIIQDRKTIYEKYSAAFSNKALNIAQRSVGILSQGFNQENSKQIAEIIYEETGVGAVSITDKEKILAFIGIGDDHHLPGTPIASDYTRQAIKQSKVMYIDGDEYPYQCSIDDKCKLGSALVIPLIGVNNEVIGTIKLYEPKLKLFSYINITLGEGIAKLLSNQILAGRYLQQQTLLTQAELRLLQAQVNPHFLFNALNTISAVIRRDPNRARELIQHLSQFFRRNLKQNFEQVTLKEELHHVQSYLEIELARFSDRLTVTVDIDESLYDLKLPTFTLQPLVENAIKHGTSNMFEEGEIKINAYLSHHQVILEVIDNAGLYVEQTNSDGLGTTIVDKRLKNQFGETFGLTMSCIENQQTKATIHLPLETINHA; translated from the coding sequence ATGGAATTGGTGTTTTCCCTACTACAGCAATTAAGTGTTTACCTCGTACTTGCTTACCTATTAAGTAAGACGCCTTTATTTCTGCCTATTACTACCATTTCAGGTCGATGGAGCCATCGCTTTCTTTGTTACATCATCTTTTCTGGCTTCTGTATTCTAGGTACTTACTTTGGTTTAGCAATTCAAGACGCCATCGCAAATACAAGAGCAATTGGTGCTGTCATGGGAGGAGTATTAGGCGGACCTTTAGTTGGTTTCTTTGTTGGTTTAACTGGCGGACTACACCGATACTCTATGGGAGGATTTACCGATCTAGCCTGCGCTATTTCAACCACATCTGAAGGGCTTCTTGGTGGGTTATTTCATCTGTATTTTGTTAGAAGAAATCAAATAGAACAGTTATTTAGACCAAGAACTGTTCTCATGATTGCTTTTATTGCTGAACTTCTACAAATGGCTATTATTTTAATCGTAGCCAAACCATTTGATCAAGCTTACATCCTTGTCTCTTCTATTATCCTACCTATGATTGTAGCCAACTCTGTTGGTGCTGCCATGTTCATGAGTATTATCCAAGATAGAAAAACGATTTATGAAAAATACTCCGCAGCATTCTCCAATAAAGCACTTAATATTGCACAACGATCTGTTGGTATATTAAGCCAAGGTTTCAACCAAGAAAATAGCAAACAAATCGCTGAAATCATCTACGAAGAGACCGGTGTTGGCGCTGTATCTATTACTGATAAAGAGAAAATACTGGCCTTTATTGGCATTGGTGATGATCACCATTTACCAGGAACCCCTATCGCTTCTGATTACACTCGCCAAGCGATAAAGCAAAGTAAAGTAATGTACATAGATGGGGATGAATACCCTTATCAATGCTCTATTGATGACAAATGCAAACTCGGCTCAGCATTGGTTATTCCTCTAATTGGGGTAAATAATGAGGTTATTGGTACTATTAAACTGTATGAGCCAAAACTGAAGTTATTTTCCTATATCAATATTACTCTTGGAGAAGGTATTGCCAAATTACTCTCTAATCAAATTTTAGCTGGTCGCTATTTGCAGCAACAAACCTTATTAACTCAAGCAGAATTGCGTTTATTACAGGCTCAAGTTAATCCACACTTTCTGTTTAATGCATTAAATACCATTAGTGCAGTTATTCGACGAGATCCAAATCGCGCTCGTGAACTAATTCAACATTTATCTCAGTTTTTCCGCCGAAACTTAAAGCAAAACTTTGAGCAAGTCACATTAAAAGAAGAGTTACATCACGTACAATCCTATTTAGAAATCGAATTAGCTCGGTTTTCAGATCGATTAACAGTAACGGTTGATATCGATGAGAGTTTATACGACTTAAAGCTTCCTACATTTACTCTTCAACCTTTAGTTGAGAATGCTATCAAACATGGAACCTCTAACATGTTTGAAGAAGGAGAGATAAAAATCAACGCTTATCTATCCCATCATCAAGTCATCCTTGAGGTTATAGATAATGCAGGGCTGTACGTAGAACAAACTAACAGTGATGGTTTAGGCACAACCATCGTTGATAAACGTTTAAAAAATCAATTTGGTGAGACGTTTGGGTTAACCATGTCTTGCATTGAAAACCAACAAACCAAAGCTACTATTCACTTACCACTAGAGACGATAAATCATGCTTAA
- a CDS encoding transcriptional regulator, two-component response regulator: MLKAIVIDDELFAREELIEQLNEIGHIDVIAECGNAIDGLKQINQLKPDVVFLDIQMPKITGMDLISMLDPETMPNVVFVTAYDEFAVKAFEDNAFDYLLKPIEPRRLEKTVKRLLALETKLDLTPITQTEIELIPCSGHNRILLLPSQELEVASIQASGVQLLTKTEAACTQLTLKVLEEKTPLIRCHRQFLINPHFIREIKLHENGTSEILTQSGHIAQVSRRYLKEIKERLGIHG, from the coding sequence ATGCTTAAAGCGATTGTGATTGATGACGAACTATTTGCTCGTGAAGAGTTAATTGAACAATTAAATGAAATTGGTCACATTGACGTTATTGCCGAATGTGGCAACGCTATTGACGGATTAAAGCAGATTAATCAGCTCAAGCCTGATGTGGTATTTTTAGATATTCAAATGCCAAAGATTACTGGAATGGACTTGATTAGCATGCTTGATCCTGAAACCATGCCAAATGTGGTTTTTGTTACCGCTTATGATGAATTTGCAGTAAAAGCCTTCGAGGATAATGCCTTTGATTATCTACTCAAGCCTATTGAACCTCGCCGCCTTGAAAAGACAGTCAAACGCTTATTAGCTCTAGAAACCAAGCTAGATCTTACGCCTATCACTCAAACTGAAATTGAGCTGATCCCATGCTCTGGCCACAACCGTATTCTTCTACTTCCCTCTCAAGAGCTTGAGGTTGCAAGTATTCAAGCTTCAGGGGTTCAGCTACTAACAAAAACAGAAGCCGCTTGTACACAATTAACATTGAAAGTACTTGAAGAGAAAACGCCACTCATTCGCTGTCATCGACAATTTCTGATAAACCCTCATTTTATTCGAGAGATTAAGTTACATGAGAATGGCACGAGTGAGATCCTCACTCAAAGTGGGCATATAGCTCAAGTGAGTCGACGTTATCTTAAAGAAATCAAAGAACGATTGGGGATTCATGGTTAG
- the htpX gene encoding probable protease HtpX homolog: protein MKRIALFLATNLAVMIVFSIVLNIVYSVTGIQQGSLSGLLVMAVLFGFGGSIVSLMMSKSMALRSVGGEVIEQPRNETEHWLMQTVSRQAQQVGIGMPTVAIYDSPDMNAFATGAKRDDSLVAVSTGLLHNMTRDEAEAVLAHEVSHIANGDMITMTLMQGVVNTFVIFLSRMIANAVSGFTSSDEEGEGEGGSFMTYFIVSTILEIAFGFLASFLTMWFSRHREFHADAGAAQLVGKEKMIAALERLRMGQESQLEGSMMAFGINGKKSLTELLMSHPPLDKRINALRQM, encoded by the coding sequence ATGAAGCGTATTGCGCTGTTTTTAGCAACAAACTTAGCGGTAATGATTGTATTCAGTATTGTTCTGAATATTGTTTATTCTGTTACGGGGATTCAACAAGGTAGCCTTTCTGGGTTGCTGGTTATGGCGGTATTATTTGGTTTTGGTGGGTCAATTGTTTCACTAATGATGTCAAAATCAATGGCACTACGTTCTGTTGGCGGTGAAGTTATTGAGCAACCACGCAATGAAACAGAACATTGGCTAATGCAGACGGTTTCTCGTCAAGCTCAACAGGTTGGTATTGGTATGCCAACGGTTGCAATTTACGACTCGCCTGATATGAATGCTTTTGCTACTGGTGCTAAGCGTGATGATTCTTTAGTTGCGGTATCTACTGGCCTACTTCACAACATGACTCGTGATGAAGCTGAAGCGGTTCTTGCTCATGAAGTGAGTCACATTGCGAATGGCGACATGATAACAATGACGTTAATGCAAGGTGTCGTGAATACCTTCGTTATTTTCTTATCACGTATGATTGCAAATGCAGTGAGTGGTTTCACATCAAGCGATGAAGAAGGTGAGGGCGAAGGCGGTAGTTTCATGACGTATTTCATCGTTTCTACCATTCTTGAAATTGCCTTTGGCTTCTTAGCAAGCTTCTTAACGATGTGGTTTAGCCGTCATCGTGAATTCCATGCCGATGCAGGTGCAGCTCAATTGGTTGGTAAAGAAAAAATGATCGCTGCTTTAGAACGTCTACGTATGGGGCAAGAATCTCAACTAGAAGGCTCTATGATGGCATTTGGTATTAATGGTAAAAAATCATTAACTGAATTATTAATGAGTCATCCACCATTAGATAAGCGTATTAATGCATTACGCCAAATGTAA